One segment of Bacteroides caecimuris DNA contains the following:
- a CDS encoding response regulator transcription factor translates to MQEDILRFFRPINHSFDVKEDDYVQAKVCISMADAMARNTNSSLYIIDYNQKNFLYVSPNPLFLCGYTPEEVRGKGYGFYFEVVPAEEIRMLFEINEAGFYLFGRHSSEEKYGMTIEYDFHIKACDGRFRLIHHKLTPVLLDKDGYMWLALCTVSLSPASVPGNVLMTCKHRPVHWAYSFEGQRWKELPNIVLTDRETDILQLAVKGFSNTEIGEALFVDANTVKFHKKKLFQKLHAKNITEAIGIASNLRLI, encoded by the coding sequence ATGCAGGAAGACATCTTACGTTTTTTTCGTCCTATAAATCATTCATTCGATGTAAAAGAGGACGATTATGTACAAGCGAAAGTTTGCATTTCAATGGCAGACGCCATGGCTCGGAATACGAACAGCAGTTTGTATATAATTGATTATAACCAGAAAAACTTCTTGTATGTATCTCCGAATCCTTTGTTCTTGTGCGGATACACACCGGAAGAGGTGCGAGGGAAAGGATACGGTTTCTATTTCGAGGTGGTTCCGGCAGAAGAGATAAGAATGCTGTTCGAAATAAACGAGGCAGGTTTTTATCTTTTCGGCAGGCACTCTTCGGAAGAGAAGTACGGTATGACTATCGAATATGATTTCCATATCAAGGCCTGTGACGGACGTTTCCGGTTAATCCATCACAAGCTGACTCCCGTGCTCCTTGACAAGGATGGGTATATGTGGCTGGCGTTATGTACCGTATCGCTTTCTCCCGCATCCGTTCCGGGAAACGTGTTGATGACATGCAAGCACCGCCCGGTTCACTGGGCCTATTCTTTTGAGGGGCAACGGTGGAAGGAACTTCCCAATATTGTATTGACCGACAGAGAAACCGACATTCTGCAACTCGCAGTAAAAGGATTTTCCAATACGGAGATTGGAGAGGCTTTGTTTGTGGATGCCAATACCGTGAAATTCCACAAGAAAAAACTGTTTCAGAAGTTACATGCAAAAAACATCACTGAAGCCATCGGCATCGCATCCAATCTGCGGCTGATTTAG
- a CDS encoding TonB-dependent receptor has product MKANNLFKWVCLLCLLNVAEIIRAQNITGKVVDEQQSPVAFANVVLLKTDSTFVEGTLSREDGTFQLKERKGDCLLKVTSVGYQPQIIECDGRDVGIIILRGGIELDAITVTAQKKLVKNEVDRTTYDVQGDTDAKSSSVIEILRKVPFVTVDGQGNIKVNGSSNFKVYRNGRPSRNYTNNSKDVLSSIPADVVKNIEVITEPGAKYDGESADAILNIITNDKLSMDGVVGTAQGAYSASGQHYGSLFLTTQVRKFTLGGNYSVQRLSHDGTYHYGDEEYLYKTSGNVQRISDKGDNLGWLHNMELEASYEMNARNLFSLSFGGYSYDVDINYNKTTSLFSRNNTVIYSYAENLHDSYQRFFDFNGHIDYQHLTGREGEALTFSYLLSTTNTRQRADWVYSDMENMPVDYSAFDSRKKNNFAEHTFQFDWERPLSEHHQLSMGTKYIFRDNSSLSQFGYDNGTKNHTDFAHYTHIAAVYGEYRFTSGAWNARAGMRYEYSYIDAHYKDGSNPDFAKHLGDWIPSLGISYKVNDRNTLKLNYLSRIYRPGISYLNPAVEETPDEISNGNPSLKSAHPHNISLSYMLTLPKLTANVSLSSTLNNTGIGEYNYLMDDVRHTTYENNLKLRGYTINTYLRWRISSTTSLMLNNSVQHRKLYSHQLGLENERWHWTFYAQAEQQLPGKIKLSLATGRNESTLDNLYDYSKPTYFYMLTLSRSFLKEERLSVRLMGYCDSGNFSRYGQYCAHTINGDYTGERRWITHSRNLTLRVSYRFGSLKARVKKTNKTIENEDLIGRR; this is encoded by the coding sequence TAAAAGAACGTAAAGGTGATTGTCTATTAAAAGTCACTTCTGTCGGCTATCAGCCTCAAATAATAGAGTGCGATGGAAGGGATGTGGGGATAATTATATTACGGGGAGGAATAGAATTGGATGCCATAACAGTAACAGCGCAAAAGAAGTTGGTAAAAAACGAAGTTGACCGTACCACGTATGATGTGCAGGGAGATACGGATGCAAAAAGTAGTTCAGTCATAGAGATACTGAGAAAGGTTCCTTTCGTAACGGTGGACGGACAAGGGAATATCAAAGTGAATGGAAGCAGTAATTTCAAAGTATATAGAAACGGACGTCCAAGCCGAAACTATACCAACAATTCAAAAGACGTGCTTTCTTCCATTCCAGCCGATGTGGTAAAGAACATTGAAGTAATTACAGAACCGGGAGCAAAATATGACGGAGAAAGTGCGGATGCCATATTGAACATTATCACGAATGACAAACTTTCTATGGACGGAGTTGTAGGTACGGCACAAGGAGCATATAGTGCGTCCGGACAACATTATGGAAGCTTGTTTCTGACAACACAAGTCCGGAAGTTTACATTAGGAGGCAATTACAGTGTACAGAGGCTCAGCCATGACGGTACTTACCATTATGGAGACGAAGAATATCTATATAAAACCAGCGGGAACGTGCAACGAATATCCGACAAAGGCGATAATCTCGGCTGGCTGCACAACATGGAACTGGAAGCAAGCTATGAAATGAACGCACGAAACTTGTTCTCCTTGTCGTTCGGAGGCTACTCTTATGATGTTGACATCAACTACAATAAGACCACCTCGCTATTTTCCAGAAACAATACTGTCATATATTCGTATGCGGAAAACTTGCACGACAGCTATCAAAGGTTTTTCGATTTCAACGGGCACATTGATTACCAACATCTGACTGGAAGAGAAGGAGAAGCCCTGACGTTTTCTTACTTGCTTTCCACCACCAATACACGTCAACGCGCCGATTGGGTTTATTCGGATATGGAAAATATGCCCGTTGACTATTCCGCTTTCGACAGCAGGAAGAAGAACAATTTTGCCGAGCATACGTTTCAGTTTGATTGGGAGCGTCCGTTATCCGAGCATCACCAATTAAGTATGGGAACGAAATATATTTTCCGTGACAATAGCAGCTTGAGCCAGTTTGGTTACGACAACGGTACAAAGAACCATACCGACTTTGCCCACTATACGCACATTGCCGCTGTTTACGGAGAATATCGCTTCACATCAGGAGCATGGAATGCACGTGCCGGAATGCGCTATGAATATTCATATATCGACGCACACTATAAAGATGGAAGCAATCCGGACTTTGCCAAACATCTTGGTGACTGGATTCCTTCCCTCGGTATCAGTTACAAGGTAAATGACCGGAATACGCTCAAGCTGAATTATCTCTCCCGCATCTACCGTCCGGGGATTTCCTATTTGAATCCTGCCGTTGAAGAAACTCCTGATGAAATATCCAATGGAAATCCATCATTAAAAAGTGCGCATCCTCATAACATTTCACTTTCCTATATGCTGACTTTGCCCAAATTGACCGCAAATGTTTCGCTGTCTTCTACACTAAATAATACCGGAATCGGGGAGTACAATTATCTGATGGATGATGTGCGCCATACCACATACGAAAACAATCTGAAACTCCGTGGGTATACCATTAACACTTACTTGCGTTGGAGAATTTCATCTACTACAAGTCTTATGCTAAACAATAGCGTACAACACAGGAAACTCTACAGCCACCAACTTGGGCTGGAGAATGAACGCTGGCATTGGACATTCTATGCGCAGGCAGAACAACAGTTGCCGGGGAAAATAAAACTGTCGCTTGCGACCGGGCGCAATGAATCTACTTTAGATAATCTGTATGACTATTCGAAACCGACTTATTTCTATATGTTGACACTTTCACGCTCATTCCTGAAAGAAGAGCGTCTGTCAGTTCGCCTCATGGGCTATTGCGACAGCGGCAATTTCTCCAGATACGGACAGTATTGTGCACATACAATCAACGGGGATTACACGGGTGAGAGAAGATGGATAACTCACTCCCGCAATCTGACATTGCGTGTGTCCTATCGTTTCGGCTCATTGAAAGCACGTGTGAAGAAAACCAACAAGACGATTGAGAATGAGGATTTAATCGGCAGGAGATAA